A single window of Microbispora hainanensis DNA harbors:
- a CDS encoding DUF222 domain-containing protein, with protein MAQELALTPLPDDVDVCLAEAEELLFARDRITSALADRVGRVHRAGQAKQHGHASTRCWLRTAAGMTVGGAGRLLTLGAELPRLPVVREKFATGELAAGVVEAICAAVVGLSDEQAGLAEPILVDLAGKAGAAEVAKAGRHLRAVLDPDGEERDERADYGRRFLRVRPGKGGGVEGEFYLPREAGARLMALLQAYAKLRAQGDDRPLTVRQADALIALLEQKIAAELLVVVSAESLPTDPETTDPTADNPYPADPATEDPAAPATEETDPATQDTADPAADDEVSDHFADLGDSAPSDYVPDPAGSTDEPSQADDTTDHVEDARDAGGFEEGRDDTGDSAPGEAGADAGAESADDPADHAGDARDAGGFEEGRDDTGDSAPGEAGADAGAESADDPADHVEDARDAGGFEEGRDDTGDSAPGEAGADAGAESADDPADHVENARDAGGFEEGRDDTGDRAPGEAGTDAGAESADDTNAYAPDATGSADDPSQADDAVSDVMGDPGAAGGTDGPETPDELDTAEAVPATDPAAGSGDVATGLRDEEPRGWGAGECGAGERRPGECEPRSTANTAAAEGDHTANADSAEDDDTASTRSAECDTTAPAEGDGCVRGAARSGATHARRGASAWPAHGGGHWHTAPSHAAPSDTAPSDAVPSGATASDAPPSQAAPSEAAPSEAAPSEVAPSSSAWTDPPPEDVSAHHTHAGPRTAGDCRHGHSTCRCGSQGAWRCSGEARCSCATQAAGTPGTAAGAGRATPGTALEASQGAARGAAQGGSPGSPGASAGAMPGAFLGSALGASAGTLLGASLGMAPGTAPGVLLATGQVLPVSSVHRLARTSTLVRIVMNADGQVLDMGRKVRLATPAQRRAIFARYATCWVDGCPLPATMCQIDHADNWSTGGLTDLKLLGPACQFHNRDRYQHPDRYTRRQVGEDRWAFTYHRLGRARRLHE; from the coding sequence GTGGCCCAAGAGCTGGCGCTGACGCCGCTTCCCGATGACGTGGATGTGTGCCTGGCCGAGGCGGAGGAGTTGCTGTTCGCCCGCGACCGGATCACCAGCGCCCTGGCCGACCGCGTCGGCCGGGTCCACCGAGCAGGTCAGGCCAAGCAGCACGGCCATGCCTCCACCCGCTGCTGGCTACGCACCGCCGCCGGGATGACCGTGGGCGGAGCTGGTCGCCTGCTCACCCTCGGCGCGGAACTGCCCCGCCTCCCCGTCGTGCGGGAGAAGTTCGCCACAGGGGAGCTGGCGGCCGGGGTGGTGGAAGCCATCTGCGCCGCCGTCGTCGGGCTATCGGATGAGCAGGCCGGCCTGGCGGAGCCGATCCTGGTGGACCTGGCCGGCAAAGCGGGGGCGGCGGAGGTCGCCAAGGCCGGCCGCCATCTGCGGGCGGTGCTGGACCCCGATGGGGAAGAGCGGGATGAGCGGGCCGATTACGGGAGGCGGTTCCTGCGGGTCCGCCCGGGCAAGGGCGGCGGCGTGGAAGGGGAGTTCTACCTGCCGCGTGAGGCCGGCGCCCGGTTGATGGCGTTGTTGCAGGCGTACGCCAAGCTGAGGGCACAGGGGGATGACCGCCCGCTGACGGTGCGCCAGGCGGACGCCTTGATCGCCCTGCTGGAGCAGAAGATCGCCGCCGAGCTCCTCGTCGTGGTCAGCGCCGAATCCCTCCCCACCGACCCCGAAACCACCGACCCCACCGCCGACAACCCATACCCCGCCGACCCGGCCACCGAAGACCCCGCTGCCCCGGCCACCGAAGAGACCGACCCGGCCACCCAAGACACCGCCGACCCTGCCGCCGACGACGAGGTCAGCGACCACTTCGCAGACCTCGGCGACAGCGCCCCCAGCGACTACGTCCCCGACCCTGCCGGAAGCACTGACGAGCCGAGCCAAGCCGACGACACCACCGACCATGTCGAAGACGCGCGGGATGCCGGGGGCTTCGAGGAAGGCCGGGACGACACGGGCGACTCTGCTCCTGGCGAGGCCGGGGCAGATGCCGGTGCGGAGAGCGCCGACGACCCCGCCGACCACGCCGGAGACGCGCGGGATGCCGGGGGCTTCGAGGAAGGCCGGGACGACACGGGCGACTCTGCTCCTGGCGAGGCCGGGGCAGATGCCGGTGCGGAGAGCGCCGACGACCCCGCCGACCATGTCGAAGACGCGCGGGATGCCGGGGGCTTCGAGGAAGGCCGGGACGACACGGGCGACTCTGCTCCTGGCGAGGCCGGGGCAGATGCCGGTGCGGAGAGCGCCGACGACCCCGCCGACCACGTCGAAAACGCGCGGGATGCCGGGGGCTTCGAGGAAGGCCGGGACGACACGGGCGACCGTGCTCCTGGCGAGGCCGGGACAGATGCCGGTGCGGAGAGCGCCGACGACACCAACGCCTACGCCCCCGACGCCACCGGAAGCGCCGACGACCCCAGCCAGGCCGACGACGCCGTCTCCGACGTGATGGGCGATCCGGGTGCTGCGGGCGGCACCGACGGCCCCGAGACCCCGGACGAGCTCGACACTGCTGAGGCTGTCCCCGCCACCGACCCTGCCGCTGGCTCCGGCGACGTCGCGACCGGACTTCGCGATGAAGAGCCTCGTGGCTGGGGAGCCGGTGAGTGCGGGGCCGGTGAGCGGCGGCCTGGGGAGTGCGAGCCGCGCAGCACCGCGAACACCGCCGCTGCCGAGGGCGACCACACCGCGAACGCCGACTCCGCCGAGGACGACGACACCGCGAGCACCCGCTCTGCCGAGTGCGACACGACCGCGCCTGCAGAGGGCGATGGCTGCGTTCGCGGCGCGGCCCGGTCCGGAGCAACCCACGCCCGGCGGGGTGCGTCAGCATGGCCTGCTCACGGTGGCGGGCATTGGCACACAGCCCCTTCGCACGCTGCCCCTTCGGACACAGCCCCTTCGGACGCAGTGCCTTCGGGTGCGACGGCTTCGGATGCGCCGCCATCGCAGGCAGCGCCCTCGGAGGCAGCGCCTTCGGAGGCAGCGCCTTCGGAGGTGGCGCCTTCGAGTTCGGCGTGGACGGATCCTCCTCCCGAGGATGTCTCCGCTCATCACACCCACGCTGGGCCTCGGACTGCGGGGGACTGCCGGCATGGCCACAGCACGTGCCGGTGCGGCAGCCAGGGCGCGTGGCGGTGCAGTGGCGAGGCGCGGTGCTCGTGCGCGACGCAGGCAGCGGGAACTCCGGGAACAGCAGCGGGAGCCGGGCGAGCGACGCCGGGGACGGCGCTAGAGGCGTCACAAGGAGCGGCACGGGGAGCGGCGCAAGGTGGGTCCCCGGGATCTCCGGGTGCGTCGGCGGGCGCGATGCCTGGGGCGTTCTTGGGGTCGGCGTTGGGAGCGTCGGCAGGCACGTTGCTGGGGGCGTCGTTGGGGATGGCACCGGGGACAGCGCCGGGGGTGTTGCTGGCGACCGGGCAGGTGCTGCCCGTCTCCAGCGTGCACCGGCTCGCCCGCACCTCGACTCTGGTGCGGATCGTCATGAACGCCGACGGGCAGGTGCTCGACATGGGCCGCAAGGTCCGCCTGGCGACTCCTGCCCAGCGGCGGGCCATCTTCGCCCGGTATGCCACGTGCTGGGTCGACGGCTGCCCGCTCCCGGCGACCATGTGCCAGATCGACCACGCCGACAACTGGAGCACCGGCGGCCTCACGGACCTGAAACTCCTCGGTCCGGCCTGCCAGTTCCACAACCGCGACCGCTACCAGCACCCCGACCGCTACACCCGCCGCCAAGTAGGCGAAGACCGCTGGGCCTTCACCTACCACCGCCTCGGACGAGCCCGACGACTACACGAGTAA
- a CDS encoding AAA family ATPase, with the protein MTGIPGHLSAGRPVPRVEDETERRVVMMCGIAGSGKTTYAQELERRGYVRLSIDEAVWARLGRDGGELDPEEYADHQARAEDDLWQELVRLMRAGRSVVLDYSFWRRATRDRYKALIESHGYRWELLYLKARPETLRRRLAARNALSGPNSVTVSDELLRSYVAGFEEPVGEGERVIPQE; encoded by the coding sequence ATGACCGGCATTCCTGGCCACCTCAGCGCAGGGCGTCCCGTTCCTCGGGTTGAGGACGAGACGGAGCGACGCGTCGTGATGATGTGCGGCATCGCCGGTTCGGGCAAGACGACGTACGCGCAGGAGCTGGAGCGACGCGGCTACGTCCGGCTGTCCATCGACGAGGCCGTCTGGGCACGGCTCGGGCGCGACGGCGGCGAGCTCGACCCGGAGGAGTACGCGGACCATCAGGCCCGTGCCGAGGATGACTTGTGGCAGGAGCTTGTGCGCCTGATGCGGGCAGGCCGGAGCGTGGTCCTCGACTACAGCTTCTGGAGGCGCGCGACGCGCGACCGGTACAAGGCACTGATCGAGAGTCACGGGTATCGGTGGGAGCTCCTCTACCTGAAGGCTCGCCCGGAGACCCTGCGCCGGCGGCTCGCGGCGCGCAACGCCCTGAGTGGCCCGAACAGTGTCACGGTGTCCGACGAGCTTCTCCGGTCATACGTGGCGGGCTTCGAGGAGCCCGTGGGCGAAGGAGAGCGGGTCATCCCGCAGGAATGA
- a CDS encoding MarR family winged helix-turn-helix transcriptional regulator yields the protein MSDIGDIVDPLALENQVCFALAVASRSVIGLYRPLLEPMGLTHPQYLVMLALWQHAPLSVKDLSRMLALEPATLSPLLKRLEAAGYVERRRASDDERSLAIVLTDEGRALRRQAEKVPVAIVERLGMELTELQSLHQALTRVIAAANGAHLAELP from the coding sequence ATGAGTGACATTGGCGACATCGTCGACCCGTTGGCCCTGGAGAACCAGGTCTGCTTCGCCCTGGCGGTCGCCTCGCGGTCGGTCATCGGTCTCTATCGGCCCCTGCTCGAACCGATGGGCCTGACCCACCCGCAATATCTGGTGATGCTGGCCCTCTGGCAGCACGCGCCGTTGTCGGTGAAGGACCTCAGCCGGATGCTGGCCCTGGAGCCGGCCACGCTGTCGCCGCTGCTCAAGCGCCTTGAGGCGGCAGGCTACGTCGAGCGCCGCCGTGCCAGTGACGACGAGCGTTCCCTGGCGATCGTGCTGACCGACGAGGGACGCGCGCTGCGCCGGCAGGCCGAGAAGGTCCCGGTGGCGATCGTCGAGCGGCTGGGGATGGAGCTGACCGAGCTGCAGAGCCTGCACCAGGCGCTGACCCGGGTGATCGCCGCGGCCAACGGCGCCCACCTCGCCGAACTGCCCTGA
- a CDS encoding cellulose binding domain-containing protein encodes MIGDIFSSGVRRGLFSGGVGRGLFSGGTGVRRGLVVAAVAALSLGLAVVEIPGGDAGAGALAPWSAQAANAAAGVEDEGADCPVPDLGQPVSNSRLPDPFKKINGQRITSKSDWRCRREEIKKQAERYIYGEKPGKPAGVTGTVSRTSITVNVSANGRSSSFSASVDAPSGNGPFPAVIVYGGFGADTATIKASGAAVISYDPFSVGREGTPRNNKQGAFYSIYGSSSSTGLLAAWAWGVSRIIDVIEQSGGSILKADATGVTGCSRYGKGAFVAGVFDQRIALTMPIESGSAGVPILRGIAQESGAQPLSSAYSEQPWLGDAFGSFTGNPNGLPVDTHEMVGMIAPRGLFIMENPHVDWLGAQSGSVAALAGAEIYKALGAGDNISYWSDVQDGTHCASRSEWRTPLQQNIQKFLLKTGNAPGVFRISSRKSGNLSQWKDWTTPTLSDSNPSPSPSPSPSPSPSPSPSPSPSPTRSPSPSPSPSGNTSPSPSPSPSPSPSGGVSGACSATIQVVNSWSGGWQGEVTVRAGNSPINGWTVNWTWPGGQTITQIWGGVRSGSGSTVAVRNESWNGSVAANGSTTFGFLGSGTAATPTATCTSP; translated from the coding sequence ATGATCGGCGACATCTTTTCGAGCGGCGTGCGCCGCGGCCTGTTTTCCGGCGGCGTGGGTCGCGGCCTGTTTTCCGGCGGCACGGGCGTGCGTCGCGGGCTCGTCGTGGCCGCCGTCGCCGCGCTTTCGCTGGGTCTCGCGGTGGTCGAGATCCCCGGTGGCGACGCCGGTGCAGGCGCGCTCGCGCCCTGGTCGGCGCAGGCGGCCAATGCCGCCGCCGGCGTCGAGGACGAGGGTGCCGACTGCCCGGTGCCCGACCTGGGACAGCCGGTGTCCAACTCCAGGCTTCCCGATCCCTTCAAGAAGATCAACGGGCAGCGCATCACGTCCAAGTCGGACTGGCGATGCCGCCGCGAGGAGATCAAGAAGCAGGCCGAGCGCTACATCTACGGTGAGAAGCCCGGCAAGCCGGCCGGCGTCACGGGCACGGTTTCGCGGACCAGCATCACCGTGAACGTGTCCGCCAACGGCAGGAGCTCCAGCTTCTCCGCGTCGGTGGACGCGCCGAGCGGCAACGGGCCGTTCCCGGCCGTCATCGTGTACGGCGGCTTCGGCGCGGACACCGCCACCATCAAGGCGAGCGGTGCCGCGGTGATCAGCTACGACCCGTTCTCGGTCGGCAGGGAAGGCACTCCGCGCAACAACAAGCAGGGCGCCTTCTACAGCATCTACGGCTCCTCCAGCAGCACCGGCCTGCTCGCCGCCTGGGCGTGGGGCGTCAGCCGCATCATCGACGTCATCGAGCAGTCGGGCGGGAGCATCCTCAAGGCGGACGCGACCGGCGTCACCGGCTGCTCGCGCTACGGCAAGGGCGCCTTCGTGGCCGGCGTGTTCGACCAGCGCATCGCCCTGACGATGCCGATCGAGTCGGGCAGCGCCGGTGTTCCCATCCTGCGCGGCATCGCCCAGGAGAGCGGTGCGCAGCCGCTGAGCAGCGCCTACTCCGAGCAGCCGTGGCTGGGTGACGCGTTCGGCTCCTTCACCGGCAACCCGAACGGGCTCCCGGTCGACACGCACGAGATGGTGGGCATGATCGCTCCGCGTGGTCTGTTCATCATGGAGAACCCGCACGTCGACTGGCTGGGCGCCCAGTCGGGCAGCGTGGCCGCGCTGGCCGGAGCCGAGATCTACAAGGCGCTCGGCGCGGGTGACAACATCAGCTACTGGTCGGACGTCCAGGACGGCACGCACTGCGCCAGCCGGTCCGAGTGGCGCACCCCGCTGCAGCAGAACATCCAGAAGTTCCTGCTGAAGACGGGCAACGCCCCCGGCGTGTTCCGGATCTCCTCCAGGAAGTCCGGCAACCTCTCGCAGTGGAAGGACTGGACGACCCCGACCCTGTCGGATTCCAACCCGTCCCCGAGTCCGTCCCCGAGCCCGTCCCCGAGTCCGTCCCCGTCCCCGTCTCCGAGTCCCAGCCCGACCCGCTCGCCCAGCCCCAGCCCGTCCCCCAGCGGGAACACCAGCCCGAGCCCGTCTCCCAGCCCGAGCCCCTCGCCGTCCGGCGGAGTGAGCGGCGCGTGCTCGGCGACGATCCAGGTGGTCAACTCCTGGTCCGGCGGCTGGCAGGGCGAGGTCACGGTGCGCGCGGGGAACTCCCCGATCAACGGCTGGACCGTGAACTGGACCTGGCCCGGCGGGCAGACCATCACCCAGATCTGGGGAGGCGTACGCTCGGGCTCCGGCTCGACCGTGGCGGTGCGCAACGAGTCGTGGAACGGCTCGGTCGCGGCCAACGGGAGTACGACCTTCGGCTTCCTCGGCAGCGGGACCGCGGCGACCCCGACGGCCACCTGCACCAGCCCGTGA
- the tatA gene encoding Sec-independent protein translocase subunit TatA — MGSLSPVHWMIVLVVLVLLFGAKKLPDTAKALGQSLRIFKNETSRLGDEADTAVTQARTAPAVPDAEARLRALEEENARLRAAAEAARPDEPEAR, encoded by the coding sequence ATGGGTTCGCTGAGCCCTGTTCACTGGATGATCGTGTTGGTGGTGCTCGTGCTGCTCTTCGGTGCGAAGAAGCTGCCGGACACCGCCAAGGCCCTCGGGCAGTCGCTGCGGATCTTCAAGAACGAGACCAGCAGGCTCGGCGACGAGGCCGACACCGCCGTCACCCAGGCCCGTACGGCACCCGCCGTCCCGGACGCCGAAGCGCGGCTGCGCGCGCTCGAAGAGGAGAACGCCCGGCTCAGGGCCGCCGCGGAAGCCGCGCGGCCGGACGAGCCCGAGGCCCGCTGA
- a CDS encoding TetR/AcrR family transcriptional regulator, which yields MSTPRQRYREQVRSEIKQIALVQIGEGGTAALSLNAVAKKLGVTGPALYKYFRSRDELLTELILMGFDDVAAAVRAAVGQGAPRERLHALARAFREWAVANPRLFQLLAGTPSPGHEAPPESVLRARNVLGPFLPVFAEGRCRPGAEPLREQMGKWMQGTPAVAEWVRAFAPEGDAATALTGTVMAWAQLQGVVSLEVQGQFAGVGHGGVALLDAVMDALADGMGL from the coding sequence ATGTCAACGCCGCGGCAGCGCTACCGGGAGCAGGTCCGTTCGGAGATCAAGCAGATCGCTCTCGTGCAGATCGGCGAGGGCGGGACGGCGGCGCTGAGCCTGAACGCGGTGGCGAAAAAGCTCGGCGTGACGGGACCGGCGCTGTACAAGTACTTCCGCAGCCGCGACGAGCTGCTCACCGAGCTGATCCTGATGGGCTTCGACGACGTCGCCGCGGCCGTACGGGCCGCTGTCGGGCAGGGCGCGCCCCGGGAGCGGCTGCACGCGCTGGCCCGGGCCTTCCGCGAATGGGCCGTGGCCAATCCACGCCTGTTCCAGTTGCTGGCGGGGACGCCCTCGCCCGGCCACGAGGCACCCCCGGAAAGCGTGCTGCGGGCCCGGAACGTGCTCGGGCCCTTCCTGCCGGTGTTCGCCGAGGGGCGCTGCCGGCCGGGGGCGGAACCGCTGCGGGAGCAGATGGGGAAATGGATGCAGGGGACCCCGGCGGTCGCCGAGTGGGTGCGCGCGTTCGCCCCCGAGGGGGACGCGGCGACCGCACTCACCGGCACCGTGATGGCCTGGGCCCAGCTCCAGGGCGTGGTGAGCCTGGAGGTCCAGGGGCAGTTCGCCGGCGTGGGGCACGGCGGCGTCGCCCTCCTCGACGCGGTCATGGACGCCCTCGCCGACGGCATGGGCCTTTAA
- a CDS encoding aldo/keto reductase: MNTTTISASDAGTWRLGDLTVNRMGFGAMRLTGSAAFDLGTPSDRERSIAVLRRAVELGVNHIDTAAFYFSRLRSANELINRALAPYPDDLVIATKVGPGRDPSGEWLPLARPDQLRGQVEENLRQLGRDHLDLVYLRQAGLDSIAEHFGALAELREAGLIRHLGISNVRPEHLAQAQAIAPVVSVQNRYGIGFTRSRGQLRTCGEQGVAFVPFFAIAGDGREKGTSGTDLEEVLAVARAHGATPAQVRLAWTLQQGPHVLAIPGTGNPDHLAENVAAAALRLMDEEMARLDALADAT; this comes from the coding sequence ATGAACACAACCACGATCAGCGCGTCGGACGCGGGGACCTGGCGGCTCGGCGACCTCACGGTCAACCGGATGGGGTTCGGGGCGATGCGCCTGACGGGCAGCGCCGCCTTCGACCTCGGCACGCCGAGCGACCGCGAACGGTCGATCGCGGTGCTGCGGCGCGCCGTCGAGCTCGGTGTGAACCACATCGACACGGCGGCGTTCTACTTCTCGCGGCTGCGCTCGGCCAACGAGCTGATCAACCGGGCGCTCGCGCCGTACCCGGACGACCTGGTCATCGCCACGAAGGTGGGCCCGGGGCGGGACCCGTCCGGCGAGTGGCTGCCGCTCGCCCGGCCCGACCAGCTGCGCGGCCAGGTCGAGGAGAACCTGCGCCAGCTCGGCCGTGACCACCTCGACCTGGTCTATTTGCGCCAGGCGGGGCTCGACTCGATCGCCGAACACTTCGGGGCACTCGCGGAGCTGCGCGAGGCCGGTCTCATCCGGCACCTGGGGATCTCCAACGTCCGGCCCGAGCACCTCGCGCAGGCCCAGGCAATCGCACCGGTGGTGAGCGTGCAGAACCGGTACGGCATCGGCTTCACCCGCAGCCGAGGGCAACTGCGCACCTGCGGCGAGCAGGGCGTCGCCTTCGTGCCGTTCTTCGCGATCGCGGGCGACGGCCGGGAGAAGGGGACGAGCGGCACGGACCTGGAGGAGGTGCTGGCCGTCGCCCGCGCGCACGGCGCGACCCCCGCGCAGGTGCGGCTGGCCTGGACGCTCCAGCAGGGGCCGCACGTGCTGGCCATCCCGGGCACCGGCAACCCCGATCACCTGGCCGAGAACGTCGCCGCCGCCGCGCTGCGTCTCATGGACGAGGAGATGGCCCGCCTGGACGCGCTCGCCGACGCCACCTGA